The following proteins are co-located in the Sporosarcina pasteurii genome:
- a CDS encoding cation acetate symporter, with protein sequence MMQLLLDPKYLFTILLLGTIVYITYLSKKNESASDFFVGGRGFGWFTNGSAIGGDYLSAATFLGLAGLTFAIGYDGAFYTFSFTIGLTLLALFIAGPLRKFGAYTVADFVAYRFHSKRARVVAVIVVLAISGFYAAPQLLGAAQILSMFFGTSYEFGIIFTSVVMIFYVGVGGMKGTTINQALELWIRFFAFVLMVAAAIYGGFHYQKILTAISEFSGTVFGTGAYTTDGKDIAFDGETWAKAGAFNPNFWHSASMLIGLSLGTLGLPHILLRFYTNPDAKAARKSAVMAIGIASLFFAFAIYLGVVGRAIFLDGNASPEVMQNLVTGGDNMVIPSIATALGGKWMLGFVIAGAFAAVFSNLSGLFIASSGAIAHDLYAKFSRKELSQKQRVFAAKLSIVFLGVFYGVLGLLVKEASIGHLVALAFTVGASTFAPIFILGIWWRGITEKGAIAGLIVGFAVSMFMIFFSSVLPEALQFRVPGIITVPIGFLTVYLVSIIDGKVPTDVNAFMRKVHASEESA encoded by the coding sequence ATGATGCAACTATTATTGGATCCGAAATACCTTTTTACAATCCTATTATTGGGGACGATTGTCTATATTACGTACTTATCAAAAAAGAACGAAAGTGCGAGTGACTTCTTTGTTGGTGGTCGGGGGTTTGGCTGGTTTACAAATGGTTCGGCAATCGGTGGGGATTATTTAAGTGCCGCAACCTTTCTAGGGTTGGCAGGATTAACTTTTGCCATCGGTTATGATGGCGCTTTTTATACGTTTAGCTTTACGATTGGATTAACACTTTTGGCACTTTTTATTGCGGGGCCGTTACGAAAATTCGGTGCCTATACGGTTGCCGATTTTGTTGCATATCGTTTTCATAGTAAAAGAGCAAGAGTTGTAGCTGTCATCGTTGTTCTTGCCATATCAGGATTTTATGCAGCTCCCCAATTACTAGGGGCTGCTCAAATTTTAAGCATGTTTTTCGGGACATCCTATGAATTTGGCATCATTTTTACGAGTGTTGTTATGATTTTCTATGTCGGGGTTGGTGGTATGAAGGGGACAACCATTAACCAGGCGTTGGAGCTTTGGATTCGTTTCTTTGCTTTTGTTCTTATGGTAGCCGCCGCGATTTACGGAGGATTTCATTACCAGAAGATCTTAACTGCAATTAGTGAGTTCAGTGGTACTGTATTTGGTACAGGAGCTTATACAACGGATGGAAAAGATATCGCATTTGACGGTGAAACATGGGCAAAAGCTGGGGCATTCAATCCAAACTTTTGGCATTCCGCTTCGATGTTAATCGGACTATCGTTAGGTACACTCGGGCTTCCGCACATATTGCTTCGTTTTTACACGAATCCAGATGCGAAGGCTGCTCGAAAGTCGGCTGTAATGGCAATTGGGATTGCTAGTTTATTTTTCGCCTTTGCCATTTATCTTGGTGTTGTTGGACGGGCAATCTTTTTGGATGGAAATGCTAGTCCTGAGGTCATGCAAAACCTAGTTACCGGCGGGGACAATATGGTCATCCCATCGATTGCAACTGCTTTAGGTGGTAAATGGATGCTCGGGTTTGTCATTGCTGGTGCCTTTGCTGCAGTATTTTCAAACTTATCCGGGTTATTCATTGCCAGTTCAGGGGCAATCGCTCACGATTTATATGCAAAGTTTTCAAGAAAAGAATTATCACAGAAACAACGAGTGTTTGCTGCAAAACTATCAATTGTTTTCCTAGGTGTTTTTTACGGAGTGCTTGGTTTATTGGTCAAAGAGGCATCGATTGGACATCTTGTTGCCCTCGCCTTTACTGTTGGGGCAAGCACATTCGCACCTATTTTCATCCTCGGCATTTGGTGGCGCGGAATTACTGAAAAGGGCGCGATTGCGGGTCTAATTGTCGGATTTGCCGTTTCCATGTTTATGATTTTCTTTTCTTCGGTGTTACCGGAAGCATTACAGTTTAGGGTGCCGGGCATTATTACCGTACCAATTGGCTTCTTAACTGTTTATCTAGTTTCTATAATAGACGGTAAAGTACCAACAGACGTGAATGCCTTTATGCGTAAGGTTCATGCAAGTG